A genomic stretch from Falco cherrug isolate bFalChe1 chromosome 1, bFalChe1.pri, whole genome shotgun sequence includes:
- the CCDC57 gene encoding coiled-coil domain-containing protein 57, with amino-acid sequence MERKIQELEGELACPKQVKLLTREQEALKETGVQTPESQQTAECFYSRLEEENKFNDFVAVKDTWHEELARAAKEKDVMPASVKEAQVSQFKKLKKQIRELQMRHKSLEVELCRREWSHNACLREKDALIRQYQQQLSLAAEQEWILEHSKMQTELDWQQLCENVGSNLYQKSEELTQSLSSAREQVEADPQKTDHRLHEVKTVLSALTAEREQAIHASFNHSTLPEGEKQILQYDGESSLSKEIPNLEIKKLQEQNANLRAAIAQMRKEMESLDEQTLSSHPPTENRQLAEQGSLCTNKISAGTTLSSIKVGSANLDCTENPDTEKGFTLDMDLKGPKHKILEEKINLGQQLPDTGPGVGFQYCVSCTVQGTQNKLKEAVKNISVLSQEKQQLIEMGNKLRAELRTIAKEGLWHPVSSKRCTICIDSGSLFPRELVERIQCQLSALKLLQHRLTTQELQYAKQQHPSKICSLTACPNLKREKAPSSCGGETELPSTEVQLDFSIENHGPEQRKADTSSKVVQSQPLRQSPSQAQQVQLSSSTARHFCQGIWQTLQMGSSPSILSPQENTDQVKFAVIHSTERSEESQQNIKAKDKLEMPAADLTVRGTRLEVQQKLKSRNLSCAHPINPKISSNMAKIRNYNIKD; translated from the exons actggaggaagaaaataagttcAATGATTTTGTTGCTGTGAAAGATACTTG GCATGAAGAACTAGCTCGTGCTGCCAAGGAAAAAGATGTGATGCCAGCTTCAGTGAAAGAAGCCCAAGTCAGTCAATTTAAAAAGTTGAAGAAGCAGATTAGAGAACTGCAGATGAGACATAAAAGTCTGGAAGTTGAGCTGTGCAGAAGAGAATGGAGTCATAATGCTTGTTTAAGAGAGAAAGATGCTCTTATTAGACA ATATCAACAACAACTGTCTCTGGCAGCTGAGCAAGAATGGATTCTGGAACACagtaaaatgcaaacagaactgGACTGGCAGCAGCTTTGTGAGAATGTTGGAAGTAATCTGTATCAGAAATCAGAGGAGCTAACCCAAAGCCTGTCTTCAGCAAGAGAGCAG GTTGAAGCTGATCCACAGAAAACAGACCACAGGTTGCATGAAGTGAAgactgttctttctgctttgactGCTGAGAGAGAACAGGCAATACATGCATCCTTTAATCACAGTACTTTACCTGAAGGGGAGAAACAG atacTTCAGTATGATGGTGAAAGTTCTCTGAGCAAAGAGATTCctaatttggaaataaaaaagctgcaggagcagaatgCCAACCTTCGGGCTGCTATTGCAcaaatgaggaaagaaatggagagTCTTGATGAGCAGACGTTGTCCTCTCATCCtccaacagaaaacagacagCTTGCAGAGCAAG gTTCATTGTGCACAAACAAAATTTCAGCTGGAACCACTCTGAGCAGTATCAAAGTTGGCTCAGCTAACCTGGATTGTACAGAAAACCCAGACACAGAAAAG GGTTTTACTCTGGACATGGATCTAAAG GGGCCAAAACACAAAATTCttgaagaaaagataaatcttGGACAACAGTTACCTGATACAGGTCCTGGTGTTGGTTTTCAATATTGTGTCAGCTGCACTGTGCAAGGAacacaaaataaactgaaggAAGCAGTGAAAAACATCTCAGTTCTGagccaagaaaagcagcagctgattgAAATGGGAAACAAACTCAGGGCAGAACTCAGAACAATAGCAAAAGAAG GACTTTGGCATCCTGTTAGCTCTAAGCGCTGCACGATTTGTATTGACTCTGGTAGTCTTTTTCCAAGAGAGCTTGTCGAAAGAATACAGTGTCAGCTGTCAGCTTTAAAGCTTCTACAGCACAGGCTTACAACACAG GAGCTGCAGTATGCAAAGCAACAGCACCCCTCAAAGATCTGTTCTCTAACTGCCTGCCCTAacttaaagagagaaaaagctcccagcagctgtgggggagAAACAGAATTACCATCCACGGAG GTTCAGCTGGATTTCTCTATTGAAAATCATGGGCCAGAACAACGAAAGGCAGATACATCCTCAAAGGTAGTTCAAAGTCAGCCACTCAGACAGAGTCCTAGTCAAGCCCAGCAGGTCCAGCTTTCTTCATCTACAGCACGTCATTTCTGCCAAGGTATTTGGCAAACTTTACAAATGGGATCAAGCCCTTCTATTCTCAGTCCTCAAGAGAACACTGACCAAG tgAAGTTTGCAGTTATACATTCAACTGAGCGATCTGAAGAATCTCAGCAAAATATCAAAGCCAAGGATAAACTTGAAATGCCAGCTGCAGATTTGACAGTCAGAGGAACCAGGCTGGAAGTTCAGCAGAAGCTAAAATCCAGGAATTTATCTTGTGCTCATCCCATAAACCCCAAAATCTCTTCTAACATGGCAAAAATCCGCAACTATAATATTAAAGACTGA